One segment of Anopheles stephensi strain Indian chromosome 3, UCI_ANSTEP_V1.0, whole genome shotgun sequence DNA contains the following:
- the LOC118510894 gene encoding adult-specific cuticular protein ACP-20-like, which translates to MNVFAVTSVMLLVIATSSAYVTGNGYKILTKHSSQYFGNGANSIDSYQPLGVGAGYSEAGLVGYKSYQDGGYPESGYDYSDHYAYPKYKYDYGVQDAHTGDHKSQWEIRDGDVVKGGYTLYDADGTKRVVEYTADKHNGFNAVVKKIGHASHPQVYKTEHGISGGGYDEADGYSYSNINQHL; encoded by the exons ATGAATGTGTTTGCG GTGACTTCGGTGATGCTGTTGGTGATCGCTACGAGCAGTGCATACGTCACAGGCAACGGATACAAGATCCTTACCAAACATTCGTCGCAATACTTTGGTAATGGGGCGAACTCGATCGATTCCTATCAACCGCTGGGTGTTGGTGCGGGCTACAGTGAAGCCGGTCTAGTCGGGTACAAATCTTACCAGGATGGAGGTTATCCAGAGAGCGGATATGACTACAGTGATCACTACGCGTACCCGAAGTACAAGTACGACTACGGTGTGCAGGATGCTCACACCGGAGATCACAAGAGCCAGTGGGAAATTCGGGACGGTGATGTCGTCAAGGGGGGCTACACGCTGTACGATGCCGATGGTACGAAGCGTGTGGTGGAGTATACCGCCGATAAGCATAACGGATTCAATGCCGTAGTTAAAAAGATTGGCCATGCAAGCCACCCGCAGGTGTACAAGACGGAGCACGGCATTTCCGGCGGTGGCTATGACGAAGCGGATGGTTACAGCTACAGCAACATTAACCAACATCTGTAA